From a region of the Odoribacter splanchnicus DSM 20712 genome:
- the rfbB gene encoding dTDP-glucose 4,6-dehydratase → MKNILITGGAGFIGSHLVRLMVNKYPEYRIINLDKLTYAGNLANLKDIEKKPNYVFEKADICDFPAIQAIFEKYQVDGVIHLAAESHVDRSIKDPFSFAQTNVMGTLSMLQAAKLAWEGHFDDKLFYHVSTDEVYGALQPGKELFTEKTKYDPHSPYSASKASSDHFVRAYHDTYGLPVKISNCSNNYGSYQFPEKLIPLFINNIRHNKPLPVYGKGENVRDWLFVEDHARAIDLIFHKGKVGDTYNIGGFNEWKNIDLIKVLIKVTDRLLGRPEGASDHLITYVTDRAGHDLRYAIDSTKLKNELGWEPSLQFEEGIEKTVKWYLENQEWLDNVTSGDYQKYYEMMYK, encoded by the coding sequence ATGAAAAATATTTTAATTACCGGAGGTGCCGGTTTTATCGGTTCACATTTAGTACGGTTGATGGTAAATAAATATCCGGAGTATCGGATTATAAATCTGGATAAGTTGACTTATGCCGGGAATCTGGCTAATCTGAAAGATATTGAAAAGAAACCGAATTATGTGTTCGAGAAAGCCGATATTTGTGATTTTCCGGCCATACAGGCTATTTTTGAAAAGTATCAGGTCGATGGCGTTATTCATTTGGCTGCCGAAAGTCATGTAGATCGTTCGATCAAAGATCCGTTTTCTTTCGCTCAGACCAATGTGATGGGAACGTTGAGTATGTTGCAGGCTGCTAAATTAGCCTGGGAGGGCCATTTTGACGATAAGTTGTTTTACCATGTTTCGACCGACGAGGTGTACGGTGCTTTGCAACCCGGTAAGGAACTGTTTACCGAAAAGACCAAGTACGATCCGCATTCTCCTTATTCGGCTTCTAAAGCTTCGTCGGATCATTTTGTCCGGGCTTATCACGATACTTACGGTTTGCCGGTAAAGATCTCGAATTGTTCGAATAACTACGGTTCTTATCAGTTTCCCGAAAAATTGATTCCTTTGTTTATTAATAATATTCGTCATAATAAGCCGCTCCCGGTGTATGGAAAAGGAGAAAATGTCCGGGATTGGTTGTTTGTCGAAGATCATGCACGGGCTATCGATTTGATTTTTCATAAAGGGAAAGTCGGGGATACCTATAATATCGGCGGTTTTAACGAATGGAAGAATATCGATCTGATCAAAGTACTGATCAAGGTAACGGACCGTTTGCTGGGGCGTCCCGAAGGGGCTTCCGATCATTTGATCACTTATGTAACAGACCGGGCCGGGCACGATCTGCGCTATGCTATCGATTCAACAAAATTGAAAAATGAATTGGGCTGGGAACCTTCGCTACAATTTGAAGAAGGTATTGAAAAGACTGTGAAATGGTATTTGGAAAATCAGGAGTGGTTGGATAATGTGACGAGTGGAGATTATCAGAAATACTACGAGATGATGTACAAATAA